One stretch of Sandaracinaceae bacterium DNA includes these proteins:
- a CDS encoding YiaA/YiaB family inner membrane protein, producing MSTRTTNTAAWRFQVWVSFVLSSGLTAMGIAYLPADLWTKGFMAMGLLFTVGSCFSLAKTLRDDHEVERREPRETPERVGPFRTAA from the coding sequence ATGAGCACGCGTACGACGAACACCGCCGCGTGGCGGTTCCAGGTGTGGGTCTCGTTCGTTCTGTCGAGCGGACTGACGGCGATGGGGATCGCCTATTTGCCTGCGGATCTGTGGACGAAGGGGTTCATGGCGATGGGGCTGCTCTTCACGGTCGGCTCGTGCTTCAGCCTGGCCAAGACGCTGCGCGACGACCACGAGGTGGAGCGCCGCGAGCCGCGCGAGACCCCCGAGCGCGTCGGACCCTTCCGCACCGCGGCGTAG
- a CDS encoding DUF1801 domain-containing protein has protein sequence MASPKKTSKKTASKKAAKKTPAKKAPKKAAAKKAPKKATAKKAPKKAAAKKAPKKAAAKKAPKKAAAKKAPKKAAAKKATAKKATSKKATSKKATAKKATAKKATAKKATAKKATAKKATAKKATAKKATAKKATAKKTTAKKATAKKATAKKATAKKATAKKATAKKATAKKATAKKATAKKATAKKATAKKATAKKATAKKATAKKATAKKATSKKATAKKATAKKATSKKATSKKSASEKAPAAKKSASEKAPAKKASSKPAKSSSKKAPAKKKKSRVAEAASAIAEKASELTEKALSAAKAAVSKKKQPEAPEPADLKTRPTDSSVADFLEAVPNERRRADAWTVSRMMEEIVGEAPQMWGGSIVGFGSKLLRYESGREVDWMLVGFSPRKAKLVLYIMPGFERYDELLAKLGKHETGKSCLYIGNLGDIDLRVLAELIAHSVAEMRAR, from the coding sequence ATGGCCTCCCCGAAGAAGACCAGCAAGAAGACCGCGTCCAAGAAGGCGGCGAAGAAGACCCCCGCCAAGAAGGCGCCGAAGAAGGCCGCCGCCAAGAAGGCGCCCAAGAAGGCCACCGCGAAGAAGGCCCCCAAGAAGGCTGCCGCGAAGAAGGCCCCCAAGAAGGCTGCCGCGAAGAAGGCCCCCAAGAAGGCCGCCGCGAAGAAGGCCCCCAAGAAGGCCGCCGCGAAGAAGGCCACCGCAAAGAAGGCCACCTCGAAGAAGGCCACCTCGAAGAAGGCCACCGCGAAGAAGGCCACCGCGAAGAAGGCCACCGCGAAGAAGGCCACCGCGAAGAAGGCCACCGCCAAGAAGGCCACCGCCAAGAAGGCCACCGCGAAGAAGGCCACCGCGAAGAAGGCCACCGCGAAGAAGACCACCGCCAAGAAGGCCACCGCAAAGAAGGCCACCGCAAAGAAGGCCACCGCAAAGAAGGCAACCGCCAAGAAGGCCACCGCAAAGAAGGCCACCGCCAAGAAAGCCACCGCCAAGAAGGCCACCGCGAAGAAGGCCACCGCAAAGAAGGCAACCGCCAAGAAGGCAACCGCCAAGAAGGCCACCGCAAAGAAGGCCACCGCAAAGAAGGCCACCGCCAAGAAGGCCACCTCGAAGAAGGCCACCGCCAAGAAGGCCACCGCCAAGAAGGCCACCTCCAAGAAAGCCACTTCGAAGAAGAGCGCCTCCGAGAAGGCGCCCGCCGCGAAGAAGAGCGCCTCCGAGAAGGCGCCCGCCAAGAAGGCCTCCTCGAAGCCCGCGAAGAGCTCCTCCAAGAAGGCGCCCGCCAAGAAGAAGAAGTCTCGGGTCGCGGAGGCGGCGAGCGCGATCGCGGAGAAGGCGAGCGAGCTGACCGAGAAGGCGCTCTCCGCGGCCAAGGCCGCGGTCTCGAAGAAGAAGCAGCCCGAGGCGCCCGAGCCGGCCGACCTGAAGACGCGGCCGACCGACTCGTCCGTCGCCGACTTCCTCGAGGCGGTGCCGAACGAGAGGCGCCGCGCCGACGCGTGGACGGTCAGCCGGATGATGGAGGAGATCGTCGGCGAGGCCCCGCAGATGTGGGGCGGGAGCATCGTCGGGTTCGGGAGCAAGCTCCTGCGCTACGAGAGCGGCCGCGAGGTCGACTGGATGCTCGTAGGCTTCTCGCCCCGCAAGGCGAAGCTCGTGCTCTACATCATGCCCGGGTTCGAGCGGTACGACGAGCTGCTCGCGAAGCTCGGCAAGCACGAGACGGGCAAGTCCTGCCTGTACATCGGCAACCTCGGCGACATCGATCTCCGCGTCCTGGCGGAGCTGATCGCGCACTCGGTGGCCGAGATGCGCGCGCGCTGA
- the purD gene encoding phosphoribosylamine--glycine ligase, with protein sequence MKVMVIGSGAREHALAWKLAQSPQVEAVFSAPGNPGTAALGTNLPEVKATDIHAVVAAAKDAGVELVVVGPEAPLAAGLVDALEAENVPAFGPRQAAARLEASKGFAKDFMKRFDIPTAAYGTFEDPEAAKAFVRARGEAMVVKADGLAAGKGVVVAETVEETCAAIDEMLVDARFGEAGARVVVEEKLVGPEVSFHAICDGTGYVALAAAQDHKRLLAGDEGPNTGGMGAYSPPPMVTPEIEAQIRAQVIEPTLRGMAELGCPFRGALFVGLMIVDGAPRVLEYNVRFGDPETEVLMARWDGDVLPLFLGSARGDLSGVAPSWGAPAALCVVMASEGYPERYPKGRTIAGIDAANAIEGVTVFQAGTRQEGERTVTSGGRVLCVTATGADVREAASRAYAGVDAVAFEGAQHRRDIGWQARGDA encoded by the coding sequence ATGAAGGTCATGGTCATCGGCAGCGGCGCGCGCGAGCACGCGCTCGCGTGGAAGCTCGCCCAGTCCCCGCAGGTCGAGGCGGTCTTCAGCGCGCCCGGCAACCCCGGGACGGCGGCGCTGGGCACGAACCTGCCCGAGGTGAAGGCGACCGACATCCATGCGGTGGTAGCGGCGGCGAAGGACGCCGGGGTGGAGTTGGTCGTCGTAGGACCGGAGGCGCCCCTCGCCGCTGGCCTCGTAGATGCGCTGGAGGCCGAAAATGTTCCCGCGTTCGGTCCGCGCCAGGCCGCGGCGCGGCTCGAGGCCTCGAAGGGCTTCGCGAAGGACTTCATGAAGCGCTTCGACATCCCGACCGCGGCCTACGGCACGTTCGAGGATCCCGAGGCGGCCAAGGCGTTCGTGCGCGCGCGCGGCGAGGCCATGGTCGTCAAGGCGGACGGGCTCGCGGCGGGCAAGGGCGTGGTCGTCGCCGAGACGGTCGAGGAGACCTGCGCCGCCATCGACGAGATGCTGGTCGACGCGCGCTTCGGCGAGGCCGGCGCGCGGGTGGTGGTCGAGGAGAAGCTGGTGGGGCCGGAGGTGAGCTTCCACGCGATCTGCGACGGCACCGGCTACGTCGCGCTCGCCGCGGCCCAGGACCACAAGCGCCTGCTCGCGGGCGACGAGGGCCCGAACACGGGCGGCATGGGCGCCTACTCGCCGCCGCCCATGGTCACCCCCGAGATCGAGGCGCAGATCCGCGCCCAGGTGATCGAGCCGACGCTGAGGGGCATGGCCGAGCTGGGCTGCCCTTTCCGGGGCGCGCTCTTCGTGGGCCTGATGATCGTGGACGGAGCGCCCAGGGTGCTCGAGTACAACGTGCGCTTCGGCGACCCGGAGACCGAGGTGCTCATGGCGCGGTGGGACGGGGACGTGCTGCCGCTCTTCCTCGGATCGGCCCGGGGGGACCTGTCCGGGGTCGCGCCGTCGTGGGGCGCGCCGGCCGCGCTCTGCGTCGTGATGGCGTCGGAGGGCTACCCCGAGCGCTATCCGAAGGGCCGGACGATCGCCGGGATCGACGCCGCGAACGCGATCGAGGGGGTCACGGTCTTCCAGGCCGGCACCCGCCAGGAGGGGGAGCGGACCGTCACGAGCGGAGGCCGCGTGCTCTGCGTCACGGCCACCGGGGCCGACGTGCGCGAGGCCGCGAGCCGCGCCTACGCCGGGGTGGACGCCGTCGCGTTCGAGGGCGCGCAGCACCGCCGTGACATCGGATGGCAGGCGCGTGGCGACGCTTGA
- a CDS encoding OmpA family protein — protein sequence MTWLGVEKRGRAATLAFASLVFVAALGTTGPAAQAQGARYYDMQLFLPPAAGGSTFTIARPSVPRHLNAVFGIAGNYALDPFVRSETVSGGAVLFPAAPVIRHYAQLEAMAALGLFEFLELGVVVPVTIVDGAIDPLEATYRYTTQAGMGDIRLSAKIPILRGDFSLAARFVAQLPSGDWNNYSGNEYWIATPSAVVAWDPGPLTISGEVGYRLRQRRAMPGFEQDDEIHVAAGVGVPVIEELEIIAESQLRIGVGGRELRSNEVPWEVDAGVRIWPIRGLSIELGAGTGLLAGYGAPPLRVFAALRFATEQGDSCDAGPEDFDGFEDGDFCADPDNDGDGIEDAADECVNDAEDMDRFLDEDGCPDTDNDADGVPDETDSCPTQSEDRDGFQDEDGCPEPDNDEDGVPDGLDRCPMEPEDRDRFQDEDGCPEPGPEAASVTVTDTRILISERIYFDYDRDTIRDVSMPLLDQVADVIQELPQGLRVRVDGYSDDQGVRAYNVDLSYRRARAVVEYLAGRGVERDRLDYRGYGPDNPVAPNDSPEGRALNRRVEFTILQQGESAGGGRRR from the coding sequence GTGACTTGGCTTGGGGTGGAGAAGCGGGGGCGCGCCGCGACGCTCGCGTTCGCGTCGCTCGTGTTCGTGGCGGCGCTCGGCACGACCGGGCCGGCCGCGCAGGCGCAGGGCGCTCGCTACTACGACATGCAGCTCTTCCTCCCGCCGGCGGCGGGCGGCAGCACCTTCACCATCGCGCGCCCCTCGGTGCCGCGGCACCTCAACGCGGTCTTCGGGATCGCCGGCAACTACGCGCTCGACCCGTTCGTGCGCTCCGAGACGGTGAGCGGCGGCGCGGTCCTGTTCCCGGCCGCGCCCGTGATCCGTCACTACGCGCAGCTCGAGGCGATGGCGGCGCTCGGCCTCTTCGAGTTCCTCGAGCTCGGCGTGGTCGTGCCGGTCACGATCGTCGACGGCGCGATCGATCCGCTCGAAGCGACCTACCGCTACACGACGCAGGCGGGCATGGGAGACATCCGCCTGAGCGCGAAGATCCCGATCTTGCGAGGCGACTTCTCCCTCGCGGCGCGCTTCGTCGCCCAGCTCCCCAGCGGCGACTGGAACAACTACTCGGGCAACGAGTACTGGATCGCGACGCCCAGCGCGGTCGTCGCCTGGGATCCCGGGCCGCTGACGATCTCCGGCGAGGTCGGCTATCGGCTGCGTCAGCGCCGGGCGATGCCGGGCTTCGAGCAGGACGACGAGATCCACGTCGCGGCCGGCGTCGGGGTGCCGGTCATCGAGGAGCTCGAGATCATCGCGGAGTCGCAGCTGCGCATCGGCGTCGGCGGGCGCGAGCTGCGGTCCAACGAGGTGCCCTGGGAGGTCGACGCCGGCGTGCGCATCTGGCCGATCCGCGGCCTGTCGATCGAGCTGGGCGCGGGCACCGGGCTCCTCGCTGGCTACGGCGCGCCCCCGCTCCGGGTCTTCGCCGCGCTGCGCTTCGCGACCGAGCAGGGGGACTCGTGTGACGCGGGGCCCGAGGACTTCGACGGCTTCGAGGACGGTGACTTCTGCGCCGACCCCGACAACGACGGTGACGGCATCGAGGACGCCGCCGACGAGTGCGTCAATGACGCCGAGGACATGGACCGCTTCCTCGACGAGGACGGCTGCCCGGACACCGACAACGACGCCGACGGCGTGCCGGACGAGACCGACAGCTGCCCCACGCAGTCCGAGGATCGCGACGGCTTCCAGGACGAGGACGGCTGCCCCGAGCCGGACAACGACGAGGACGGCGTGCCCGATGGGCTCGATCGCTGCCCGATGGAGCCCGAGGATCGCGATCGCTTCCAGGACGAGGACGGCTGCCCCGAGCCCGGCCCCGAGGCGGCGAGCGTCACGGTCACGGACACGCGCATTCTGATCTCCGAGCGGATCTACTTCGACTACGACCGGGACACGATCCGCGACGTGTCGATGCCGCTCCTCGATCAGGTGGCGGACGTCATCCAGGAGCTGCCGCAGGGCCTGCGCGTCAGGGTGGACGGCTACTCCGACGATCAGGGCGTGCGCGCCTACAACGTCGACCTCTCCTATCGCCGCGCGCGGGCCGTGGTGGAGTACCTCGCGGGCCGCGGCGTCGAACGAGATCGCCTCGACTATCGGGGCTATGGCCCGGACAACCCCGTGGCGCCGAACGACTCGCCCGAGGGCCGCGCCCTCAACCGGCGCGTCGAGTTCACCATCCTCCAGCAGGGCGAATCGGCGGGCGGCGGGCGCCGGCGTTGA
- a CDS encoding DUF72 domain-containing protein, whose translation MFVVACSGFPIAVSRYLQELMAVEISDTEIGIPGTGTLRRWQREAPEGFVFTALAPAEIGASGFAASETDGALKNILSFCKKLEAQALVFRVPEEVAHKGAVTTRIKKTLSNLPSGAPQAVLDAPHWKKTQVDKLCEATGAIGAFDPLTLPEAPGPGRTAYLTLPGPAGHRSRYDDDALDQIADVCKRSQADTTYCVFRNIDMESNAKGLIERLAG comes from the coding sequence ATGTTCGTGGTCGCGTGCTCCGGCTTCCCGATCGCGGTGAGCCGCTATCTCCAAGAGCTCATGGCGGTGGAGATCTCCGATACGGAGATCGGCATCCCGGGCACCGGTACGTTGCGCCGCTGGCAACGCGAGGCGCCCGAGGGCTTCGTCTTCACCGCGCTGGCGCCGGCCGAGATCGGCGCGAGCGGCTTCGCGGCGAGCGAGACCGACGGCGCGCTGAAGAACATCCTCAGCTTCTGCAAGAAGCTCGAGGCGCAGGCGCTCGTCTTCCGCGTCCCGGAGGAGGTGGCGCACAAGGGCGCCGTCACGACCCGGATCAAGAAGACGCTCTCGAACCTGCCGAGCGGCGCGCCGCAGGCGGTGCTCGACGCGCCTCACTGGAAGAAGACGCAGGTCGACAAGCTCTGCGAGGCGACCGGCGCGATCGGCGCGTTCGATCCGCTCACGCTCCCGGAGGCGCCCGGCCCCGGACGGACGGCCTACCTCACCCTCCCCGGCCCCGCCGGGCACCGCTCGCGCTACGACGACGACGCGCTCGACCAGATCGCCGACGTCTGCAAGCGCTCCCAGGCCGACACGACCTACTGCGTCTTCCGCAACATCGACATGGAGTCGAACGCGAAGGGCCTCATCGAGCGCCTGGCAGGTTGA
- a CDS encoding RluA family pseudouridine synthase, whose product MALPREAYVVLPEEEGERIDRVLAARDPERSRSTIKRWIDEGRVTLDGAIARPKDKPRAGQRIEVRPAPPQTTDAVPQDLPLDVLHEDAQVIVLNKAPGMVVHPGAGHPDGTLVNALLHHFGALPGDDPERPGIVHRLDARTSGVMVVARSDVAKARLQAQFAAHDLERAYLAIALGEVAAQTFSTLHGRHPRDRKRFSGQVKRGKRAVTHVAPVEALHGATLVRCTLETGRTHQIRVHLSEAGHPLLGDPTYGRRPKDARLRAAHDALGRQALHAAVLGFVHPTTEETLRFESPLPADFQAALDALRELAG is encoded by the coding sequence TTGGCGCTCCCGCGCGAGGCGTACGTCGTCCTCCCGGAAGAGGAGGGCGAGCGCATCGATCGCGTCCTGGCCGCGCGGGATCCCGAGCGCTCGCGGTCCACGATCAAGCGCTGGATCGACGAGGGCCGCGTCACGCTCGACGGAGCGATCGCGCGCCCGAAGGACAAGCCCCGCGCGGGGCAGCGCATCGAGGTCCGGCCGGCGCCGCCGCAGACCACCGACGCGGTGCCGCAAGACCTCCCGCTCGACGTGCTTCACGAGGACGCCCAGGTCATCGTGTTGAACAAGGCGCCGGGCATGGTGGTGCATCCGGGCGCGGGTCACCCGGACGGCACCCTCGTCAACGCGCTGCTCCACCACTTCGGCGCGCTCCCGGGGGACGACCCGGAGCGGCCGGGCATCGTGCATCGCCTCGACGCGCGCACCAGCGGCGTGATGGTCGTGGCCCGCAGCGACGTCGCCAAGGCGCGCCTGCAGGCGCAGTTCGCAGCCCACGATCTCGAGCGGGCCTATCTCGCGATCGCCCTCGGGGAGGTCGCCGCGCAGACGTTCTCGACCTTGCACGGTCGCCATCCGCGGGATCGCAAGCGCTTCAGCGGTCAGGTCAAGCGCGGCAAGCGCGCCGTCACCCACGTGGCCCCCGTCGAGGCCCTCCACGGCGCCACCCTCGTGCGCTGCACCCTCGAGACGGGTCGAACGCACCAGATCCGCGTGCACCTCTCCGAGGCGGGCCACCCGCTCCTCGGTGATCCCACCTACGGCCGGCGCCCGAAGGACGCGCGCCTGCGCGCCGCGCACGACGCCCTCGGCCGCCAGGCGCTCCACGCGGCCGTGCTCGGCTTCGTGCACCCCACCACCGAGGAGACGCTCCGCTTCGAGTCGCCGCTCCCCGCCGACTTCCAGGCGGCGCTCGACGCGCTCAGAGAGCTAGCAGGGTGA
- a CDS encoding NifU family protein: MSRRDRIDEVVSTLLAPLLEKDGATIEVVGFSGSVLTLRLGGTLAGDPSAAYVKRGVIEPAIQHAAGRDIEIVYERAPTA; encoded by the coding sequence GTGAGCCGACGAGACCGCATCGACGAGGTCGTTTCGACCCTCCTCGCACCCCTCCTCGAGAAGGACGGGGCGACGATCGAGGTGGTCGGCTTCTCGGGATCCGTCCTGACCCTCCGCCTCGGGGGCACCCTCGCGGGCGACCCGAGCGCCGCCTACGTCAAGCGGGGCGTCATCGAGCCGGCGATCCAACACGCGGCCGGCCGGGACATCGAGATCGTCTACGAGCGCGCGCCGACCGCCTGA
- a CDS encoding ATP-binding protein, with product MQWRDIIGPPAFGDRERQRRASTLYGLSATVAVGCVVWVIVTWINDWGAARLAVASSMALVSVGCMVAARRGAARVGSVLIVGFGCVAVTLHLVLGGPELAPTLGGFYVLVVAAGVLAGGPAAVLAAVFGCAVLVGFAAWDGVNMLPSPGSGQTEWDVARANSVALVTLGLLLGYAARRIDAAFRVADRSLAELEESNRALSETRDQMLRAQKMETVGAISGAIAHDFNNYLTVIDGYAALIADEVVPPEEHPELAQEILRAAERSARLTRQLLAFGRQQVFDPKPADLDALVADAGSMLRKILGEHRELDVELGGEAATVRVDASQIEQVLINLVLNARDAMAPGGTVTIRTACVDLDEAARSHYEGLAVGPHVELVVSDTGCGMDAETLSRALEPFFSTKGLARGTGLGLSSVNSIMERSGGAIRIYSEPGVGTTIRCLFPRIDEAPVPLRAPQRERVRLEGLRVLLVEDDDMVRGLVTRLLTAAGAKVRALADPVRAAEQAEDIGAEADVMVCDVIMPGLGGAELAERLHERAPELPVLFMSGYLEGSMIEQGILRADVELLQKPFTEAQLLSRVQALAPDARAT from the coding sequence GTGCAGTGGCGCGACATCATTGGCCCGCCCGCGTTCGGCGACCGAGAGCGCCAGCGGCGCGCGAGCACCCTCTACGGCCTGTCCGCCACCGTGGCCGTGGGCTGCGTGGTCTGGGTGATCGTCACGTGGATCAACGACTGGGGGGCGGCGCGGCTCGCGGTCGCGAGCAGCATGGCCCTCGTGAGCGTCGGGTGCATGGTGGCGGCCCGCCGCGGTGCGGCCCGGGTGGGGTCGGTGCTGATCGTGGGCTTCGGGTGCGTGGCGGTGACCCTGCACCTCGTCCTCGGTGGGCCCGAGCTGGCGCCCACGCTCGGGGGATTCTACGTGCTCGTCGTCGCCGCGGGCGTCCTGGCCGGGGGCCCGGCCGCGGTGCTGGCGGCGGTCTTCGGATGCGCCGTGCTCGTCGGCTTCGCGGCTTGGGACGGCGTCAACATGCTCCCGAGCCCCGGGTCGGGGCAGACCGAGTGGGACGTGGCCCGCGCCAACAGCGTCGCCCTGGTCACCCTCGGGCTGCTCCTCGGCTACGCCGCTCGCCGCATCGACGCCGCTTTCAGGGTCGCCGACCGGAGCCTCGCCGAGCTCGAGGAGAGCAACCGCGCCCTGAGCGAGACCCGCGACCAGATGCTCCGCGCCCAGAAGATGGAGACGGTGGGGGCCATCTCGGGCGCGATCGCGCACGACTTCAACAACTACCTCACCGTCATCGACGGCTACGCGGCCCTGATCGCCGACGAGGTGGTCCCCCCGGAGGAGCACCCCGAGCTGGCGCAGGAGATCCTGCGCGCGGCGGAGCGCTCGGCTCGGCTCACCCGGCAGCTGCTGGCCTTCGGGCGCCAGCAGGTCTTCGACCCGAAGCCCGCCGACCTCGACGCGCTGGTCGCGGACGCGGGGAGCATGCTGCGCAAGATCCTGGGGGAGCATCGAGAGCTCGACGTCGAGCTGGGCGGCGAGGCCGCGACGGTCCGGGTGGACGCGTCACAGATCGAGCAGGTCCTGATCAACCTCGTGCTCAACGCGCGCGACGCCATGGCGCCCGGCGGGACGGTCACGATCCGAACCGCCTGCGTCGACCTCGACGAGGCCGCGCGCAGCCACTACGAGGGGCTCGCCGTGGGGCCGCACGTCGAGCTCGTCGTGAGCGACACCGGCTGCGGCATGGACGCGGAGACCCTCTCGCGCGCCCTGGAGCCGTTCTTCAGCACGAAGGGCCTGGCGCGCGGGACCGGCCTCGGGCTCAGCTCGGTCAACTCGATCATGGAGCGGTCGGGGGGCGCCATCCGCATCTACAGCGAGCCCGGAGTCGGCACGACCATTCGCTGCCTCTTCCCGCGCATCGACGAGGCGCCGGTGCCGCTGCGGGCGCCGCAGCGCGAGCGCGTCAGGCTCGAGGGCCTGCGGGTGCTGCTCGTGGAGGACGACGACATGGTGCGGGGGCTGGTGACCCGCCTGCTGACCGCCGCGGGGGCGAAGGTGCGCGCCCTCGCCGACCCCGTCCGCGCCGCCGAGCAGGCCGAGGACATCGGCGCCGAGGCGGACGTCATGGTCTGCGACGTGATCATGCCCGGCCTGGGCGGCGCGGAGCTGGCGGAGCGACTTCACGAGCGCGCGCCCGAGCTCCCGGTGCTCTTCATGAGCGGCTACCTCGAGGGCTCGATGATCGAGCAGGGCATCCTCCGCGCGGACGTGGAGCTGCTCCAGAAGCCCTTCACCGAGGCGCAGCTCCTGTCCCGCGTCCAGGCGCTGGCGCCCGACGCTCGAGCCACGTAG